In Gimesia benthica, a single window of DNA contains:
- a CDS encoding transthyretin-like family protein, producing MTSFKQNKTQNIFKATLLTLSLAITGCGGGAGDQPDLGLVKGTVTFEGSPLAGASVTFMPDSGRPASATTDASGNYELVYIRDTKGCKIGHNKVMITSVVEGGNEMESEGDDAAPAEATKEKLPAKYNTDTQLEADVKAGENTFDFELKKS from the coding sequence ATGACCAGTTTTAAACAGAACAAAACCCAAAACATCTTCAAAGCAACTCTGCTGACCCTGTCCCTGGCAATCACCGGCTGCGGTGGGGGAGCCGGCGATCAACCTGATCTCGGCCTGGTCAAAGGGACCGTCACCTTCGAAGGCTCGCCCCTGGCTGGTGCCTCAGTCACCTTCATGCCCGACAGCGGACGTCCTGCCAGCGCCACTACCGATGCCTCCGGAAACTACGAACTGGTTTACATTCGTGATACCAAAGGCTGCAAAATCGGTCACAACAAAGTCATGATCACCTCCGTTGTCGAAGGCGGAAACGAAATGGAATCCGAAGGCGACGATGCCGCTCCGGCTGAAGCCACCAAAGAAAAACTGCCCGCGAAATACAACACGGACACCCAACTGGAAGCTGACGTTAAAGCCGGCGAAAACACCTTCGACTTTGAACTGAAAAAATCCTGA
- a CDS encoding DNA-methyltransferase, giving the protein MTRKKTAAKKHLQLDSVKKRLGKPFFESKGIAIYHGDTLELSSQLPANTFDALITDPPYCSGAPGSAVMADPSQKYCQSGKTLGRPSFGGDFRDQRSFKYWSLLWIAQAFNACKESAYGLVFTDWRQLATMTDALQAGGFCFKGLISWDKGGGARAPHKGYFRHQCEYIPWGTKGKVPRLIDRGPFAGSYSIRVSQPDKHHMTGKPTQLMQQLVQCVPPGGLTFDPFCGSGTTLVASALEGRSAIGFEVSEQYCEIAAQRVKAAQHGKPLHFQKT; this is encoded by the coding sequence ATGACGCGGAAAAAGACAGCTGCCAAAAAACATCTTCAATTGGATTCAGTCAAGAAACGACTGGGAAAACCTTTTTTTGAATCAAAGGGTATCGCCATTTATCACGGTGACACACTGGAGTTGAGCTCGCAACTACCAGCAAACACTTTCGATGCCCTGATTACGGATCCACCTTATTGTTCGGGGGCACCAGGCAGTGCGGTAATGGCAGACCCTTCCCAAAAGTATTGTCAGAGTGGAAAAACTCTCGGTCGCCCCTCCTTTGGTGGTGACTTCCGTGATCAAAGATCCTTCAAATATTGGTCTTTACTTTGGATTGCTCAAGCATTCAATGCCTGTAAAGAGTCGGCATACGGCCTGGTTTTCACTGACTGGCGACAACTGGCCACAATGACCGATGCCCTTCAGGCAGGTGGTTTCTGTTTTAAAGGCCTGATCAGTTGGGACAAGGGTGGAGGAGCCAGGGCACCGCATAAGGGATACTTTCGACATCAGTGCGAATATATTCCCTGGGGAACGAAAGGCAAAGTACCTCGACTGATTGATCGGGGACCATTTGCTGGTTCATATTCGATCAGAGTAAGTCAGCCCGACAAACATCATATGACAGGAAAGCCAACACAATTGATGCAACAGCTGGTACAGTGTGTCCCACCTGGCGGACTGACATTCGATCCGTTTTGTGGATCAGGAACAACTCTGGTCGCCTCTGCTCTGGAAGGACGATCTGCAATCGGCTTTGAAGTTTCTGAGCAGTATTGTGAAATTGCTGCTCAAAGAGTCAAAGCTGCACAGCATGGTAAGCCATTGCACTTTCAAAAAACCTGA
- the hisD gene encoding histidinol dehydrogenase codes for MTQHSDLDITTIDCTRDDATALFSELREKLSPRGNVVSEAGRQRTIELFGEPLSPQEVVERICNDVRDKGLDALLDYSEKLDRKQLTPETMRVSAEELQEAHAKADPEYLATLRRIRDNIIEFQSALLPDDVKVLREAGESRVELRQRYLPLKRVGVCIPGGAAAYPSTLLMTAVPAQTAGVKEIVVVVPPTDFGGYNTDILAACQELGITEIYRVGGAQAVAALAYGVEGIERVDKIVGPGNLFVALAKRHVFGEVDIDSIAGPSEVIVLADETANPEFVASDLISQAEHSPGSGVLITWHAPLIEAVRTALINQLNELPRGDLARQSLLDYGALILARDEDEAARYTDLLAPEHLHISTADPDQQLAKIQNAGAIFMGHYTPVATGDYYAGPSHVLPTGGTARFANGLCSIDFLKRSSVIYYNQEGLQGDAPGITLLAEKEGLTAHAASVTIRLKD; via the coding sequence ATGACACAGCACAGCGATCTTGATATCACGACCATCGACTGCACCCGCGACGATGCCACCGCACTCTTCAGCGAACTCCGTGAGAAGCTGAGCCCCCGCGGCAACGTCGTCTCCGAAGCCGGTCGTCAGCGGACCATCGAACTGTTCGGCGAACCTCTCTCTCCGCAGGAGGTCGTCGAACGGATCTGTAACGATGTCCGCGACAAAGGCCTCGACGCACTCCTCGATTACTCGGAAAAGCTCGATCGCAAGCAGCTCACCCCCGAGACCATGCGTGTCTCGGCTGAGGAACTCCAGGAAGCCCACGCCAAGGCCGACCCCGAGTACCTCGCCACGCTGCGCCGCATTCGTGACAACATCATCGAGTTCCAGTCGGCTCTGCTGCCGGACGACGTCAAAGTCCTCCGCGAGGCAGGGGAGTCCCGTGTCGAACTCCGCCAGCGGTACCTCCCCCTCAAACGGGTCGGTGTCTGCATTCCCGGCGGCGCAGCCGCGTATCCTTCGACCCTGCTGATGACCGCGGTCCCCGCACAGACCGCAGGCGTGAAAGAGATCGTCGTCGTCGTGCCTCCCACCGATTTCGGGGGCTACAACACCGACATCCTCGCCGCCTGTCAGGAACTCGGCATCACCGAAATCTACCGTGTCGGCGGCGCCCAGGCGGTAGCCGCCCTCGCGTACGGCGTGGAAGGCATTGAACGCGTCGACAAAATCGTCGGTCCCGGCAACCTGTTCGTGGCCCTCGCCAAGCGTCACGTCTTTGGTGAAGTCGATATCGACAGCATCGCCGGCCCCAGTGAAGTCATCGTCCTCGCCGACGAAACCGCCAACCCCGAGTTTGTCGCCAGCGATCTCATTTCGCAGGCCGAGCACAGCCCCGGGTCCGGCGTCCTCATCACCTGGCACGCACCGCTGATCGAAGCCGTCCGCACCGCGCTGATCAACCAGCTCAATGAACTCCCGCGCGGCGACCTCGCCCGCCAGAGTCTGCTCGATTACGGCGCGCTGATCCTCGCCCGCGACGAAGACGAAGCCGCCCGCTATACCGACCTGCTGGCCCCCGAGCACCTGCACATCTCGACCGCCGACCCCGATCAACAGCTCGCCAAAATTCAGAACGCCGGTGCCATCTTCATGGGACATTATACTCCCGTCGCGACCGGCGACTACTACGCCGGCCCGTCGCACGTGCTCCCCACCGGAGGCACCGCCCGCTTCGCCAACGGCCTCTGTTCGATCGACTTCCTCAAACGCTCCTCGGTGATCTACTACAACCAGGAGGGACTGCAGGGAGACGCCCCCGGCATCACGCTGCTCGCCGAAAAGGAAGGCCTCACCGCCCACGCCGCCAGCGTCACGATCCGCCTCAAGGACTGA
- a CDS encoding type II secretion system protein GspG, producing the protein MIRRLIRHVLIALLCGALIFVILNVAAWYNLRGQRNMCRNQDFTRFYGLRVLGMQIADYREKHGVLPDTLAEIPDVHTILQQPGEPLLDSWGNPFQYRREGETYELFSYGRDGQPGGVGLDADLYVDGRNRERALPTFRQFFLTNDKDEVARDGFLVAGVEAAFLVFCFTLMTIKGTTRTGHPMTAWRYVWFTLVVLVIATGMGLMLLPLHIPNGH; encoded by the coding sequence ATGATTCGACGACTGATACGCCACGTGCTGATTGCCCTGCTCTGCGGCGCGTTGATCTTTGTGATTCTGAATGTGGCTGCCTGGTATAATTTGCGCGGTCAGCGAAATATGTGTCGCAATCAGGACTTCACGCGTTTTTATGGGCTACGGGTTTTAGGGATGCAGATTGCCGACTATCGGGAAAAGCACGGCGTGCTGCCCGATACTCTGGCGGAGATTCCCGACGTGCATACCATTCTGCAGCAGCCAGGTGAGCCGCTGCTGGACAGTTGGGGGAACCCGTTTCAATATCGGCGGGAGGGGGAGACTTACGAGCTGTTCTCTTATGGTCGCGACGGGCAGCCGGGGGGCGTGGGCCTCGATGCGGATCTGTATGTTGACGGGCGGAACCGGGAACGGGCGCTCCCCACGTTCCGGCAGTTCTTTCTGACGAACGACAAAGACGAGGTGGCGCGGGACGGGTTCCTGGTTGCTGGTGTGGAAGCAGCCTTTCTCGTGTTCTGTTTCACTCTGATGACGATAAAGGGGACGACGAGAACCGGACACCCGATGACGGCGTGGCGGTATGTCTGGTTTACCCTGGTGGTGCTGGTGATTGCGACCGGCATGGGACTGATGCTGCTGCCGTTACATATTCCGAATGGGCACTGA
- a CDS encoding DarT1-associated NADAR antitoxin family protein, whose translation MAVRPVYVPRDDRPGVVVRSLDFEWFPGFSTAQKQRSIQSLHAAAGEAGIEPVLEISSKSPEELGVSLSAFHLSLADAEGGRSCSVETAFQGSKVFERAGPFIDLLNGTSREAKKDDRLKSSGRLLRFEFQGTAWPLKPRTYFYDWLYLSALEQQSGLQETLVGYRGFTDIEFNPRKSINCQAYSAALYVSILESGQSDTILYSPESFLESLQDEYTARDELLARQHGLD comes from the coding sequence ATGGCAGTCCGCCCCGTCTATGTTCCCCGCGATGACCGTCCGGGAGTCGTGGTACGTTCGCTCGACTTCGAGTGGTTCCCCGGCTTCTCGACGGCACAGAAGCAGCGCTCGATTCAGTCTCTGCATGCCGCCGCCGGGGAGGCAGGTATCGAACCGGTGCTGGAGATCTCCAGCAAGTCCCCCGAGGAACTGGGAGTGTCGTTGAGTGCCTTTCACCTTTCGTTGGCCGACGCGGAGGGTGGCAGGTCCTGCTCCGTGGAGACTGCCTTCCAGGGGAGCAAAGTCTTTGAGCGGGCCGGCCCGTTTATCGACCTGCTCAATGGAACCTCACGGGAGGCCAAGAAAGACGACCGGTTGAAAAGTTCGGGACGCCTGCTCCGCTTCGAGTTTCAGGGAACTGCCTGGCCCTTGAAGCCCCGCACTTACTTCTATGACTGGCTCTACCTGAGTGCCCTGGAGCAGCAGTCGGGACTACAGGAGACGCTGGTTGGCTACCGGGGGTTTACGGACATCGAGTTCAACCCGAGGAAGTCGATCAACTGCCAGGCGTACTCCGCGGCACTGTATGTATCGATCCTGGAATCCGGTCAGAGTGACACGATCCTCTACTCGCCCGAGAGTTTTCTGGAATCGCTACAGGACGAATACACGGCCCGGGATGAGTTACTGGCCCGGCAGCATGGGCTCGACTGA
- a CDS encoding DNA double-strand break repair nuclease NurA — translation MGSTSRSHRPNEWAAKINHTQLITDPYIKEFVQNCRLPKAAFEINQDDISNQCELLADNIDNPIKYILSVDGGYTTVEVNKKFPSAQFAFFQFGAVLFNTADLKSLSAKPFIFPEDMQKLHNLQRFKLAIPIKNIVSKNEASLKDSIRKSIYDFFMRKQDSSSFMETLEWFVFQQYETQSRDVYELASNPNLNPGSGRVDLSIRDMKSDFTFDTPDGKIYLTDVFRLHEVVDEEQGAGEILGYLTRLIEQLILVHFIRFIYEYQSSLLNEFLYIIDGPLSFSGQTANMNGLMRSLCNHLRRHKNLFLVGIEKSGSFVEHAREICSRFEGEPVLSKGNYLLLSNDYIYKYIIPGDSSTMHYGSSSYYGGKAIFHSNDGQVLVLTVPVTDKDVNRNPKTDDYLNLQPVLLNIQKLKCDMYDDAIVPVALVNKLVSLANHPSKVLLEKFSKQSMK, via the coding sequence ATGGGTAGTACAAGCAGAAGCCATAGGCCTAATGAGTGGGCTGCCAAGATTAATCATACCCAGCTGATAACAGATCCTTATATCAAGGAATTTGTACAAAACTGTCGCCTACCGAAGGCTGCATTTGAAATCAATCAAGATGATATTAGTAATCAGTGTGAATTATTAGCTGATAATATCGATAACCCTATAAAGTACATACTCTCTGTTGATGGAGGCTACACAACTGTTGAAGTCAACAAGAAATTTCCAAGTGCACAATTTGCTTTTTTTCAATTCGGGGCCGTTCTCTTCAATACCGCAGACTTGAAGAGCCTATCTGCTAAACCATTCATTTTTCCCGAGGATATGCAAAAATTGCATAATCTTCAGAGATTTAAACTTGCCATCCCTATAAAGAATATAGTTTCGAAAAATGAAGCATCGTTGAAAGATTCTATTAGAAAATCGATCTATGATTTTTTTATGAGGAAACAAGATAGTTCATCGTTTATGGAGACTCTTGAGTGGTTTGTTTTCCAGCAATATGAAACACAATCAAGAGATGTTTATGAGTTGGCAAGTAATCCAAATCTCAATCCAGGAAGTGGTCGAGTAGACTTAAGCATCCGGGATATGAAGTCTGATTTTACCTTTGATACACCTGATGGAAAAATATATTTGACAGACGTATTTAGACTTCATGAAGTGGTTGATGAAGAACAAGGAGCTGGAGAAATACTTGGGTATTTAACGAGATTAATTGAGCAGTTGATATTGGTCCATTTCATACGTTTCATATATGAGTATCAATCTAGTTTGCTGAATGAATTTCTATATATCATTGATGGGCCTCTGAGTTTTTCAGGGCAGACGGCGAATATGAATGGTCTAATGAGGTCTCTTTGCAATCATCTACGTCGTCACAAAAATTTATTTCTTGTAGGTATAGAGAAAAGTGGTTCTTTCGTAGAGCATGCCCGCGAAATATGCTCTCGTTTCGAAGGTGAACCGGTACTATCTAAAGGGAATTATCTTCTTTTAAGTAATGATTATATCTACAAGTATATTATTCCCGGAGATTCATCCACAATGCATTACGGAAGTTCATCGTATTATGGAGGTAAGGCGATTTTTCATTCTAATGATGGGCAGGTATTAGTCTTGACGGTTCCTGTGACGGATAAGGATGTCAATAGAAATCCTAAGACTGATGATTATTTGAATTTACAACCGGTACTACTCAACATTCAAAAGTTGAAATGTGATATGTACGATGATGCCATCGTTCCTGTCGCACTTGTCAATAAATTAGTCTCTTTGGCGAATCACCCAAGTAAAGTATTGCTAGAAAAGTTTTCCAAACAATCGATGAAATGA
- a CDS encoding VOC family protein: MTDKQPHQITDVFPYLRTRDASAAIDFYQRAFGAVEDFRLTEPGGRIGHAELKLGATTIMVSDEYPEYGIHAPRESTPTGSAIHLYVQDVDAMTQQAVDAGATLIMEPADQFYGERAAKVQDPFGHEWLLGSQIEEVSPEEMQRRFNAMFETGEEEC; the protein is encoded by the coding sequence ATGACCGATAAACAGCCCCACCAGATCACTGACGTCTTCCCCTACCTCCGCACCCGGGATGCCAGTGCCGCCATCGATTTCTATCAGCGGGCGTTCGGAGCCGTCGAGGACTTTCGGCTGACCGAACCCGGCGGGCGGATTGGTCACGCGGAACTCAAGCTCGGGGCAACGACGATCATGGTCTCCGACGAGTATCCCGAGTACGGCATTCACGCGCCCCGGGAATCCACGCCGACCGGATCGGCAATCCATCTGTATGTGCAGGATGTCGACGCCATGACACAACAGGCCGTCGACGCAGGTGCCACGTTGATCATGGAACCGGCTGACCAGTTCTACGGCGAACGGGCCGCGAAGGTTCAGGATCCCTTCGGTCACGAATGGCTGCTCGGCAGTCAGATCGAAGAGGTGTCTCCCGAGGAAATGCAGCGTCGTTTTAACGCGATGTTCGAGACAGGCGAAGAGGAGTGCTGA
- a CDS encoding DUF1559 domain-containing protein, whose amino-acid sequence MKNRKAFTLIELLVVIAIIAILIALLLPAVQQAREAARRNSCKNNLKQIGLALHNYHETFSALPPGSIVYFNGTKYYGHGWTWHASILPYLDQVPLYNQIQGPDSSGMGAESGGTTSPKQQLAGQTVLSVFWCPSQPDVTQGVQKGGYSPSNYNGNMGTLIGNSGDNCYGGSITTPAQMAATGGCMGADGIFFISSSVRFRDVTDGLSNTIFVSEVIDSGGDANMLGGGGSDRKHCFSGGADSNPPTEMSEYLIAAESNDPINGYAEEAAGSYHTGGAQFVFGDGRVRFLSENIDMTLYRAISTRAKRETLSDF is encoded by the coding sequence ATGAAGAATCGAAAAGCGTTTACCCTCATCGAGCTACTGGTGGTGATTGCCATTATCGCAATCCTCATCGCCCTGTTACTGCCGGCGGTACAACAGGCACGCGAAGCTGCACGACGTAACAGCTGCAAAAACAATCTGAAACAGATCGGACTGGCTTTGCACAACTATCATGAAACATTCAGCGCGCTGCCCCCGGGTAGTATCGTCTACTTCAATGGTACTAAATACTACGGACACGGCTGGACCTGGCACGCCAGCATCCTGCCTTATCTGGATCAGGTTCCCTTGTACAACCAGATCCAGGGACCAGACTCCAGCGGCATGGGAGCCGAATCAGGTGGCACAACCAGTCCCAAACAGCAACTGGCCGGACAGACTGTGCTTTCCGTATTCTGGTGCCCCTCTCAGCCCGACGTAACGCAGGGTGTGCAGAAAGGGGGCTATTCGCCTTCCAACTATAACGGCAACATGGGCACGCTGATCGGTAACTCGGGCGACAACTGCTACGGCGGTTCGATTACGACTCCCGCTCAGATGGCAGCCACCGGTGGTTGCATGGGAGCCGACGGTATCTTCTTCATCAGCAGCAGCGTCCGTTTCCGGGATGTCACCGACGGCCTGTCAAACACCATCTTCGTCAGTGAAGTCATCGATTCCGGCGGAGACGCCAACATGCTGGGCGGCGGGGGCAGTGACCGCAAACACTGTTTCTCCGGGGGTGCAGACAGCAATCCCCCTACCGAAATGTCGGAATACCTGATCGCCGCCGAGAGCAATGACCCGATCAACGGTTATGCCGAAGAAGCAGCCGGCAGCTACCACACCGGCGGAGCCCAGTTCGTCTTCGGTGATGGTCGTGTCCGCTTCCTCTCGGAAAACATCGACATGACTCTATACCGTGCCATCAGTACTCGCGCCAAACGGGAAACCCTCAGCGACTTCTAA
- a CDS encoding serine hydroxymethyltransferase: MSVLESNDPEIWNLIQAEAKRQKDGLELIASENYTSASIMEAAGSILTNKYAEGLPGRRYYGGCENVDVIENIARDRACSLFGAEYANVQPHSGSQANMSVYFTVLKPGDTFLAMDLAHGGHLTHGMSLNFSGSLYNPVPYGVREDNHQIDYDQVAKLAREHKPKMIIAGASAYPREIDHPKFAEIAAEVGAVLMVDMAHYSGLVAGGVHNNPVEVADFVTSTTHKTLRGPRSGFVLMKKKYAKDLNREVFPGIQGGPLEHVIAGKAVCFKEAATDDFKAYARQIVANAKTLADALMAGGIKLASGGTDNHLMLCDVTAIGLAGKIAEDALDKAGITVNKNMIPYDQRKPLDPSGIRIGTAALTTRGMKEDEMKKVGAWILKVLGAPEDEATISAVKGEIEEFAQNFPVPGIA, from the coding sequence ATGTCCGTGCTCGAGTCGAATGACCCCGAAATCTGGAACCTGATTCAGGCTGAAGCCAAACGTCAGAAAGACGGTCTGGAACTCATCGCCTCTGAAAATTACACCAGTGCTTCGATCATGGAAGCAGCCGGCTCGATCCTGACGAACAAATACGCTGAAGGCCTCCCCGGACGCCGTTACTACGGCGGTTGTGAAAACGTCGACGTCATCGAAAACATCGCCCGTGACCGGGCCTGCAGCCTCTTCGGAGCTGAATACGCCAACGTCCAGCCGCACTCCGGTTCCCAGGCCAACATGTCCGTCTACTTCACTGTCCTCAAACCAGGTGACACCTTCCTGGCGATGGACCTCGCACACGGCGGTCACCTCACCCACGGCATGAGCCTCAACTTCTCTGGTTCGCTCTACAATCCCGTCCCTTACGGCGTACGGGAAGACAATCACCAGATCGACTACGATCAGGTCGCCAAGCTGGCCCGCGAACACAAACCCAAAATGATCATCGCCGGTGCCTCCGCGTACCCCCGCGAAATCGATCACCCCAAGTTCGCGGAAATCGCCGCAGAAGTTGGAGCCGTCCTGATGGTCGACATGGCCCACTATTCCGGCCTCGTCGCTGGTGGCGTGCACAACAACCCGGTTGAAGTCGCCGACTTCGTTACTTCCACCACCCACAAAACACTCCGTGGTCCCCGGTCCGGCTTCGTCCTCATGAAGAAGAAGTACGCCAAAGACCTCAACCGCGAAGTCTTCCCGGGTATCCAGGGGGGGCCGCTGGAGCACGTTATCGCCGGTAAAGCTGTCTGCTTCAAAGAAGCCGCTACCGACGACTTCAAAGCCTACGCCCGGCAGATCGTCGCCAACGCGAAGACCCTCGCCGATGCCCTGATGGCCGGCGGTATCAAGCTCGCGTCCGGCGGAACCGACAACCACCTGATGCTCTGCGACGTCACCGCCATCGGCCTCGCCGGTAAGATCGCTGAAGATGCCCTCGACAAGGCCGGCATCACCGTCAATAAAAACATGATCCCCTACGATCAACGCAAGCCCCTCGATCCCAGCGGGATTCGCATCGGGACCGCCGCACTCACCACGCGCGGCATGAAAGAAGACGAGATGAAGAAGGTCGGTGCCTGGATTCTCAAAGTCCTCGGCGCCCCCGAAGACGAAGCGACCATCAGTGCCGTCAAAGGGGAAATCGAGGAATTCGCTCAGAACTTCCCCGTGCCCGGCATCGCGTAA
- a CDS encoding ATP-binding protein, translated as MLEQKLKEILDVDIFEQGRKEELFVGRPFYLDYENAQILVSDAWKHRVKGIPQGAFLLAFYDGEDGVDEAVLLRALTPSKLPTDNDVVSSMIEYYKDGSDISGRAGSVRESKLDDFTRYEFSFSGLSCRVLGAFYKVQDQSIPNGEMGVSYRVEFGADLENFYSANNYSVYKATGKVLRKIVNQRDIDLIVGNENEFKIGSVRYSSSRRFQHSELGVDVYISPQDFIGKRTAAFGMTRTGKSNTVKKIVEATAEISNKASIQNIREKVGAEEPFTKQGAPTFPVGQIIFDVNGEYANANLQDEGTAIYELYADNVIRYSVLEKPGFEVMKVNFYREVENGFDLIRSYFEDKKITGDYVNNFAAVSLSKPENYSSDRSIKTRFDRISAAYLCCLYKAGFKPPANFKVTFPGNAAINKKVNQAGLDPVKGISLEDACSWFGWVWKNYKDDSYFTSYENKNGHEWADDDLKALLAFLTGFKKPNEKESVSGYKKIRVKELHELHTMMADDSFEIKIPKLLLEGKIVIVDLSQGSPTVQSIFSERICKAVFMQSMSRFVGNRPNNFIQFYFEEAHNLFPKKDDKDLSQIYNRLAKEGAKLHLGMVYATQEVSSISSNILKNTQNWFIAHLNNEDELRELRKYYDFSDFIASLLKFSAGNDKGFVRMKTYTNPFVVPVQIDKFLADKKD; from the coding sequence GTGTTAGAGCAAAAGTTAAAAGAAATTCTGGATGTTGATATTTTCGAACAAGGTCGAAAAGAAGAGCTTTTTGTGGGTAGGCCTTTTTATTTAGATTATGAGAATGCGCAAATTCTCGTTTCAGATGCTTGGAAGCATCGAGTAAAAGGAATACCCCAAGGAGCTTTCTTGCTAGCATTTTATGATGGTGAAGATGGCGTTGATGAGGCAGTTTTGTTGCGCGCCTTAACTCCTTCAAAGCTACCTACAGATAATGATGTTGTTAGCTCAATGATTGAGTATTACAAAGATGGCTCTGATATCAGCGGCAGGGCTGGTAGTGTGAGGGAGAGTAAACTTGATGACTTTACTCGATATGAGTTTAGTTTTTCTGGTTTGAGTTGTCGTGTCTTGGGGGCATTTTACAAAGTCCAGGATCAATCAATACCGAATGGTGAAATGGGAGTAAGCTATAGAGTTGAGTTTGGTGCCGATTTAGAAAACTTTTATTCTGCCAATAACTATAGTGTTTATAAGGCAACCGGAAAAGTGTTGCGAAAAATTGTTAATCAACGAGATATAGATCTCATTGTTGGTAACGAAAATGAATTCAAGATAGGTTCAGTTCGGTATAGTTCTAGTAGAAGATTTCAGCATTCAGAACTAGGTGTTGATGTTTATATAAGTCCGCAAGATTTTATTGGAAAGCGAACTGCCGCGTTTGGAATGACAAGAACTGGCAAGTCAAATACAGTAAAAAAAATTGTTGAAGCTACAGCAGAAATATCTAACAAAGCATCCATACAAAATATTAGAGAAAAGGTCGGGGCAGAAGAGCCATTCACAAAGCAAGGTGCACCCACTTTCCCTGTTGGGCAAATTATTTTTGACGTTAATGGTGAATATGCTAATGCTAACCTCCAAGATGAAGGTACTGCGATATATGAATTATATGCAGATAATGTAATTCGATATAGTGTTCTGGAGAAGCCTGGTTTTGAGGTGATGAAAGTCAATTTTTACAGGGAAGTAGAGAATGGTTTTGATTTAATAAGAAGTTATTTTGAAGACAAGAAGATCACCGGAGATTACGTAAATAATTTTGCAGCTGTAAGTCTTTCGAAGCCAGAAAACTATTCTTCAGATCGTTCAATAAAGACTCGATTCGATAGGATCAGTGCCGCTTACTTGTGTTGTTTATATAAGGCCGGTTTTAAACCACCTGCAAATTTTAAAGTAACTTTTCCGGGCAACGCAGCTATTAATAAAAAGGTAAACCAAGCTGGACTAGATCCTGTTAAGGGAATTAGTCTTGAGGATGCATGTTCTTGGTTTGGATGGGTCTGGAAAAATTATAAAGACGATAGCTATTTTACCTCATATGAAAACAAAAACGGTCATGAATGGGCTGATGACGATTTAAAGGCATTGCTCGCATTTCTTACCGGTTTCAAAAAACCAAATGAAAAAGAATCTGTTAGTGGTTACAAGAAAATTCGGGTTAAAGAGCTTCATGAACTTCATACCATGATGGCAGATGATTCATTTGAAATTAAAATCCCCAAGTTGCTATTAGAGGGGAAAATAGTAATCGTCGACCTGTCGCAGGGATCTCCCACTGTTCAGTCGATATTTTCGGAGAGGATATGCAAAGCAGTGTTTATGCAGTCGATGTCAAGATTTGTAGGTAATAGACCAAACAATTTTATACAGTTCTATTTTGAAGAAGCTCATAATCTATTTCCCAAAAAAGACGATAAGGACCTCAGTCAGATTTACAATCGGTTGGCGAAGGAAGGTGCAAAGTTGCATTTGGGAATGGTGTACGCCACTCAGGAAGTAAGCTCCATAAGTTCTAACATTTTAAAAAATACTCAGAACTGGTTTATAGCTCATTTAAATAATGAGGACGAGTTAAGGGAATTACGCAAGTATTATGATTTCTCAGACTTTATTGCTTCTCTTTTAAAATTCAGTGCAGGCAACGATAAGGGATTTGTTCGGATGAAAACATATACCAATCCCTTTGTTGTTCCAGTACAGATCGATAAATTTCTTGCTGATAAGAAAGACTAG
- a CDS encoding cyclic-phosphate processing receiver domain-containing protein, with translation MNVYLDDERPAPPGWRQVRWPDEAIQFLKTGEVRSISLDHDLGDDERGTGYDVLLWIEEAVATRDFDPPEIKVHTANPPARNRMLAAVGSIQRLTECCCGAD, from the coding sequence ATGAATGTCTATCTGGATGACGAACGACCGGCACCGCCGGGCTGGCGACAGGTTCGCTGGCCGGATGAAGCAATTCAATTTTTAAAAACGGGTGAAGTCCGCTCGATCAGTCTCGACCACGATCTGGGCGATGACGAACGCGGCACCGGCTATGACGTGCTGCTCTGGATTGAAGAAGCCGTCGCAACGCGGGACTTCGATCCACCAGAGATCAAAGTACACACCGCGAACCCGCCTGCCCGTAATCGAATGCTTGCGGCTGTCGGTTCCATTCAGCGTCTGACCGAGTGTTGCTGCGGCGCAGACTGA